Below is a window of Pogona vitticeps strain Pit_001003342236 chromosome 9, PviZW2.1, whole genome shotgun sequence DNA.
GCCTTCCAGCCAGCAGGGACAGGTTGCTGGAGTgtcctgggagtcgtagtccccAAAACGAACCACCTTACTTCTGTGTTAAGGAGCTGCTACCCTGGAAGGGGGCAACTTGCTCTCAGGGCAAATCTGTGCCTTGGCAACCAGcttcttcctttcattcttccTAGTTTCTCACCATGGGCAACGTCCTGGCTGCCAGCTCCCCGGCGCCCCCTTCTACAGTGCCCGGACCAGGTTCGGGCCTAGTGTCAGTGCCCCCTGGCTTCTCCATGCCCCCTGTCAGTGGTCTGGTTCCCCCGGCGCAAGATCACCCCTCAGAAGACAAGTGTGGCCAGCTTCCCAACCCAGGCACGTTTGAGGAGTGTCACCGGAAATGCAAAGGTAAAAAGCTTCCTGGTAACGAAGGCAGCATCTGCTGTGCAAAGAAAGATACTGCCAGAGCTGAACAGCGGAGGTGGTGCATGCTTGCCTGAGATGTGGAAATCCCAAAACATGATTACATTTAGGTTCACTCCCATCCAATGCCTGTGTTTAGAGCGGCTGCCCTGCTCTGGTGCCTGCCGGGTGGGTATATCTTTATGTGATCCTCAGCCTGCCTTAAATAATAACACACAAGCTAATTCAGAGCTGTTTAGAACCATTAAATCAGATTCCGCCTATCATCTGTACATAGAATGCCTGATTAACCACTGCTGCACAAATTTATATATCTAGGTTATTTGGAAAGGTTCTGAAAATGTAATTTCTCCCTGGGCAAGCCACTGTTAGTTTTGGGAATGCTGAAAGTTGGAGTAGTCCCCCCCAAAAGGCACCTTTTAAGGACTCTGCCCAATAAGGAAATGCAGCCAAGCTGGAATCCCATGTTCAGAGGCAGAATGTGGCTGAACATCAGCTGCCAGCAGGCATCCAGGAAGAAAAATTATGCTTTCCACGTCTTGTTAAACAGGCTTCCTGACTAGCCAAAGTAGGTGATTGTATGTTGCTGGGATTGCTTTGCTGTAAAGGGTTTTTACTCAGGTCATCAACAATCCGCTCTTGTGTTTGTGACTCACAGCTTTTTAAATCCCACTTACCCCAAAAAAGGCTTAAGGACAGTCAGAAGACTGTCTCGGTCAAAATGCTTGCAATCTGAAGCCTGCCTCAAAAGTTTTTTCCTGGCCCGAAAGGacagggagggaagaggagaaaagaagcaaataaacTTTCAAGGAAAACTGATGGAATGGCCCTGTTTCTCCTGTGGTTCCCTCTGGTGCTGTCtgctttttaattgcattttggttATATCTGAATCTTGTTAACTCTGGGCTGCTGCAAGTGGAAGAAAAGCAGGGATAAGACactcaacagtagccagaggttgggagtttgattcctcacagtCCTTCCTTGACGGGGACTGGATTTCATAatccagaaggtcccttccagctctgcagttctaagatgatggtaatTACATTGGTctgatttcttccttttctctctccatttcagaGCTATTCCCCATCCAGATGGAGGGGGTGAAGTTGACGGTGAACAAAGGTCTCAGCAATCACTTCCAGGTAAGAGGGACTCCTTTGAATTGAGAGATATTTTGGAATAATCACCCTTAGAACATCGGACCTTGCACTTAACATCTGGACACACCGGAGCCAGGATTTCTACCTGAGTGCCTCTGAGCCCAGACTTTGCCTGTTCCTTCCCTTGCTCaccagcagagggcagcaggttgaGGGAAATCTGAGTTGGATTCCCTGCTTAACTTTTTAAATGTGATGTGCTAGTTTTTGAACCTGCCTGGAAGCTGAACTCTCTGTTATGAAAGCTTCACCTGCTTTGTTTTATTGTCTGGTTCTTCATTAGTGGAAGGAAGGTGCAGTTCTGTGCAGAACTGGGGAACTATGGTCTTCTCAGTTGTTGCtcaactacaacttccatcaaccCCAAACATTGGGAGTTCGGAAGGTCACcgtttcctgcttccttccttctaagGACTTTATGTTTCTCATTCCTTCACACACATGAGCCCTGATTTTGGAAATACCTTCTGGGACTAAATCTCATGTCCTCTTATTTCTAACCCGTCTCCACTTATTACAATTTAATTCAGACCTGTTATGGGGCTTATTTGTTActgggctttgttgttgttgttttttggcagGTGTTGCCCTCTAAGGTGTCAAATGTCCAGAGCCAGATGTTTTACTGGGGAGGAACGGGTGGTTTGGTGATCATGGAGTAGTTTGTGATGCGGGTTTTGCTCAATGAAGTGCCTTGGTTTGGTCAGATTTCCTGGTGAGGGAAAGAGTATTCTGAGGGTAGCTAAGCTAATGACCTCATTGAGGCTGCTTTTCCTCTCTGAGTGGCTCAAAAGGGTCAGAATACCTGGCAGGATGGAATAATGCATCTGAGCCTCCTCGGGTGTTACTGGACAACAGTTCCCATTAGCCCCAGTCATTGTGGCTTGTGGTCAGcagtgatgggagctgtaatccagcaAGGGTCACTCTTTCCGCCACCCTAGAGCTGAGATCTCTGGGAAGACTTTATACACTTTTCGTATCAGAATTGGCTATGAACGTTCTTGAAAGAATGCTTTCTTTTTTAGTTACATAAACATTTCCTCTTAATTACTTTTTTGTTAATTCCACTTCCGTTTGGGAAGTTTTTGGGTTCTGCTGGATATTTGGGACTGCACTCCCCAGCTGCATCAGCCAGTATGTATAATGAAGAGGGATTATGTGAGATAGTCCAGACGTCCTTCCGCTCTGCTGGGAGTGTCTTCTACTCTGGAGGTGTGCATCTTTGCTTAGAAATAGTTCTCATTGATCTCCTGTGGTTTTCTCCTGGTAAAGTTTGAGCACGATTACGTATTTGGATCTGGAACAAGTAACAATCAGAACCCTTCcaaagcagtgatttttttttatccttttggttttgtttttattttaaaagcagctgGTGGCAATGTATTTTCTGGTTTTCATCAGCCGTAGTGGTGAAAGTGTGTAACCGTTTCCCCTTGCTGTCTCTAATCCACAGAAGGTGGAGTCAGAGAAGCTTAGATCAGGGAGAGGGCCTAAAGGTCGTACACCCATATCCCCTTCTTAAGAAAACTCATTTGGAGAGTTCTAATAGCCACTAGCTATTTTTACAAGCATGTTTGCATATTAATCTGTGTAGATGTACACATACTTGTTAGCTGAGGTCAAACTGTGTTCATCTGGGCATCTAAAAGATGCTCATCTGAAAGATGAGCAAAGGGCTGTTAATTTAAGGAGCTGATCATGAGGTTGCCTGGAGGCTGCCCTTGCTCACTGACAGTGATTGGATGAGTTTAGaagcaatttggggggggggggatgtaaatTGGTGGTCCTTGTCACTGCTTCATGCACTCATCTCTCCCTGCAGGTCAATCACACAGTGGCCCTCAGCACAGTCGGTGACTCCAATTACCACTTCGGGGTGACCTATGTAGGGACAAAACAGCTTAGCCCCACAGAGGTAAGTTTGCATCCCGCCCGATGGTGCCTGTGTGTATCTTATTCCTGTATAACCTGAGCAGCTCATACCACGATTTTTCCTCTGTCAAGGGTGGTCACTCTCACTTCCAATTCTGACTGGATGGCCCTGACTTGGGGAGGTACTAAAACTGGACCTACTTCTTTCAAGTTATTGGATTGGGGCCTAGTTTCTCATCCATTTTAGCACTGGTTAAAACTGTTGCATTTGAAAGTGGCTTTAGTTCAGGACTCAGGAAATGAGCGAAAACCTTAAAGTCCCTTTGTTGACCTTCATAGCGGCTGTATGCGCTTTCTCATCTTACGTAGTTCTCATAGTCACCTTGTAGACCAGGGGGCGCTGTTTTGGCAGATCCAGCCTACAGCACCTGCTGTAGGTGAGGTGAAactttttctaaaaatatttcttaaattgGAAGGGATTAGAAGTTCATTTCTGGTTTTTCAAAAAGAACCACGGAAGCCCTTTTCTCAGTGAATCAAGGTTGCAGGGTCGGATCTAGGGAATCTACAGAAACGGTCCTTGCCTCCTCGCAGACTATACCGGGGAAGAAAGTAGGATATTGATAAATCAAATGAACCAAACATTTCATGTATCCTTTTGCTTCTCTTTCAGGCATTTCCTGTGCTGGTGGGTGACATGGACAACAGTGGTAGTCTCAATGCACAGATAATTCACCAGCTCACAAACAAAGTTCGCTCCAAGGTGGCCTTTCAGGTACTAGACTCACGTGAAGCCAAACGGCTGGATAATCTTTTTCAACAAGGTTAAACTAGCTCTGTTTGAGGGCTGCTTTGTGAACCTGGGCTCTCCACCTCTCCTTGCTGTCATGTCCTCATTTTTATTGTGAAACGGAGGGGAGAGTTAGCTTGGTGTGCCTCGGAGATACTTGGCTTCCCCAACCGTAGTCTGTTAGTCAAGGTTATCTTGAAGCAACCTAAGATAATATTTCTGGTATCTCTTATTTTAGCTTAGGCATATTGACATGACTGgtttgtagctttttttttttttttttttgtcctttagtGGGATGGGAGTATCTTTATTGCTGAGTGATTTCGTTCTTCACCTGTATTATTCTGTGATAAATTGTTTGTTGCAAACCACCAAAAATAATTgtgtttctccctccccttctcttcttcctgttccCCACTTCCTCGTGTCCCAGACGCAACAGTCCAAGTTTGTGAACTGGCAGGTGGATGGCGAATACCGGGGCGCCGACTTCACAGCAGCTGTCACACTGGGAAACCCCGATGTTTTAGTTGGCTCAGGTGAGGAACCGCCCGGCTGTCTTCGAAATGACATCTCCCCACACATCCTTTTCTCCGTTCGCCCAGCTCTTGATCCTTTGCCCTGAGCCTGCAGTGCCCTGGGGTCTATTTCCACTTATGAGCTTCTGACGCGAGTCCCCTTCCTTCTTTACTCCACAGGGATCCTGGTGGCGCATTATTTACAGAGCATCACCCCGTGCCTGGCGCTCGGTGGAGAGCTGGTCTACCATCGCCGTCCGGGAGAGGAGGGAACGGTTATGTCACTCGCTGGGAAGTACACAGGTAGCCATAGCATGTGCGAAAAGTCAGGGCCGGCGGATGGCGTACTGGCTGTGCACGCAGCCTGATTGCGGTGTGTTTGGCTCAGGACTCAAAATCGGGCCTGAGAGAACGACATCATCGTGGCTTTCATTTAAACACCAAACAAAAGAAGATGGCTGGTCGCTTGAACGAtgcttttttcctcagaaaaaaagcCTCTATGAGTTAAATAGGTTTTCTTCCTTGGGTCATATCTTTTGCAACCTTAGTCATGTCTACGCAGAAGGAAAATGCATTCCGTTATTCAGCTCTCCCATCCTATCTTGGTCTGGAGTTCTTATTTGAATTATCTAAAGCAATGAGGGCATGGTAGTCTCTAGAATCTTTATTTCtgcgtcttccccccccccctctcctttatATAATCCTTTAAGTACTTGAAATGGCACAGTTTCTGCCCTTTTAGACCACCCAGCTTCAAGCTCTCTGCTCTGGCCTCGAGTGAGGTTGAGGCATCTGAACATAAAGCTATTAAAAGGAGCTTTGCTAAGACAGTCTATTTAGTCTCGGTGGGGGCCTGTTCAGCCACAGATGGAACAAAATGTTCTGCCTCTGTTCCTTATGCAAGCCAGGCTGCCCTAGACTCCAAAGTGACCAAACTGCGGAAGGCGTCCAAATAGGAAATGGCCAGAGCTTCATTTCTAGTTTTGATTTCTGGGGaacagctggggagggggaagcatttTGAACCCcacttccaacacacacacacacacatttcaggaTCTGGTGGCCATGGAGGTACAAAACTACCTTGAGAGTTACGTACCGCATGCAAAGTGCAGCTTGCTGGCCACTGATTTTTATTCAAAGGTGTTGAATCTGTTGTCTTCCATATACTGTGCAACTGCAGCCCTCGTAATCCCTGGCCGTTCCCTTTACTGACTGGGGTTGATGAAATTTGAAGACCCATAAGCTTCAAAGGGAGACAGTTTTTCTTGCTTTTGATCATATAACAGGCACTCCATattatcccccccccaagcagggaACAGAGAAAACCACCTttgttccccacccacccactgtgagTAGCCCTTAGAGACATGTTCCTTCTGAATTTGGAGGTTCCCTTTTAGCTGTTGTGATTCATATTTTTCAATCATGTCATGTACAGTATTCTTGATATTATAGCTGAATTGCTTTTTTAAGTCTCTTAACGTGTGGTGCTTCCAGCATTACTTGTTTTAACATGGAGAGCcactttagcccccccccccaatccccggGCAAAAGGTGTCCTAAAAAGGGTacaaaataaattagaacaaTTGTATGTGGGTTCAGGTCCATTGAAGAGAGAAGGGGCTACGGCTTCTTTGAAAGGGAGCCTAGTCTCGAGAACTTTCCTCCAAACAAAGCAGCCTTCCTTTTTTGTCCTTTCCCGCAGCACCTAACTGGATCGGGACCCTGACAATAGGGCAGGCGGGAGCACATGCCACGTATTACCACAAAGCCAACGATCAGGTAAGTAGGCTCGGAGGTAGAGCTGAAGGAGTAAATGACCTGTTTCAACTTAGAGGTTGTGTTTTTCCCGGGCTTGAGGGCCAAGCGAGATCTATGGGGCAGCTCAAGGGATCCCGTCTCTGTGGAGTCCTTGAAAGCAGAGGCTGGAAACAGGAGTATAACAGCGGTTCTGTCGAAGATCTGATTCTAAGGCAGCTTTTGTGGGTCTAGGCTGGTGCCTGTTTTCAGTCCTGGGCTGGATTTGGGAGGGCTAACAAGCGGAAGCTTAATAGGACCAAGacggaggtgctcctggtcagtcagaaGGCAAATTGCAggatagggatgcagcctgtgcgggatggggttacgctcccccTGAAACcgcaggttcacagcttgggggtgcccCTGGACTTCACCCTCTGCTTGAATGCACAGGTTTCAGTGGTAGCTAGGAGTGCCTTTGCAGtgttaaagctggtgcaccagcggCACCCGTTCCTTGGGATATTTGATCTGCCCCCTGTTACCCATGCCTTAGTTACCCATCTGGATTGTCAggttgcctttgaagagtgttcagaagcgtcagctggttcaaaatgctgcagccagatcgCTGACTGTGCTGTGTTTATAAGAAGCACGTCATCCCTTATTCCAACGATTTCGCTGGCTTCCAGTCTGTTTCCATCCCCAAGTCagagtgctggttattacctataaagccttatatggcttgggtccaagttttTGAAGGATCTTaccaccccatatgagccttcttagcttttaagattttctgggCAAGTCCttagttccaccaccttcccaaacaTGTTTGGCGaaaacaggaaagggggggggctttttagtggctgctcccaagccTTGGAATGCGCCACCCCAAGGAGCCAGATTGGCCCCCgctctcttgtccttccatcaacAGACAAAGACCTGTGAAGCAATATGTGGGaatgctttgtttatttaaactTAGAGAtggtttaaaatagttttttaaatctTAGTTGAGTCTTGATAcatgtttgattttaaataaaatatggtaTTTTGAAGCTCTTAATTGTTGTATGCTTTTTAAAGCTGTTTTGAGCCGCCTTGGGTTCCcaagtggggagaaaagtggcataaaaaTGATATAAATGAATAGTAAATGTTTTTCCCAGCATCATACAGCAACACCTCTCCTGACCGCAGAGGTTCCCGTGCTTTCCTTGGCTGTCAAACtcatctctctctgtcctcttccAGTTGCAGGTCGGAGTGGAACTTGAAGCCAGCACTCGGATGCAGGACACAAGCGTCACGTTTGGGTACCAGCTGGACCTCCCCAAAGCCAACCTGCTCTTCAGAGGTACGAAACCGGTCACTGtcacatgtttttaaaaggatggtAATTCACCATGGAGAAAAGgggtggtggagagagaagaCATCTGAGTCTTCCAATCTGAATATTGGTACCTTTTATGGAATACATCTCCCtgaaatccccagccagcatgatgggacttgtagttggCAAATCGACTCTTCCCAAGCATCGTGTTTTGTTAGGATGCAGTGGTATTCATCTTTGGGTGTCAGCACCCACACATGTCAACTCCCTCCCCTTTGTGTCGTCACCCTCctgacatgattttttttttttctccttccattcaGGTTCCGTCGACAGCAACTGGATCGTGGGGGCCACGTTGGAGAAGAAGCTCCTGCCGCTTCCCCTGACGTTGGCCATGGGCGCCTTCCTTAACCACCGGAAGAACAAATTTCAGTGTGGTTTTGGCCTTACCATCGGCTAAGATGCCCCCCTCAAAaacctcctttcttctcttcatCTCCACTGGTTGAGTGCAgcctgtgcccccccccttttttatccTCCCACCTGCATCCTCCTTCGGCCAGCAGTTACCTCCATGGGATGCAGACGGGGAGGTCGCCCGGGGTGTATGGGGTCGGGAGGAATGTATGTGGTCAAGGAGAGTTccctcttgtttctttttctgtctccctccccccccccccccaaaaaaagagcggTTAGCTGGTTCTCAGGGAACTTGACAGGAGGAAACAGCTGGAGGCGGCTTCTTCTGCCTGTGTCTTTTCAGGCGTCGACCCCAAGGGACGGTTCATGACAGCAGCTGCAGCGCCTGCTTGGCCGACCGTCCGCCACAAGGGGGAGGTGTAGCTTCAGGAAAGGGCCCGGGAGACGGACGCAGGACGCAGCTTCTTTTAACCGAAAGGAATCGGTGCTGCTAATGCAACACAGGAGGGAGGGGATGGGGGTCATACCTGGGCAAGAGATTTTTGGGGGTGTGGCATAGCATGCGGTTATGGTCCCTATACCTGAAAGAGGGAAGGAGTTGGGTGCTCTGTGAGGCAAACTGCCTGCCCACCCAGCCCGACGCACCATCCTCTTTAGAAGAAACGGAGATCTCTCTATTTGCACAGTTCTGTAAAAAGCATCCAGGTGACCAGTCCTCAACCTCCAGGCCTTGCATGCCACCAGCCACACTCCTCTGTTGCTCCTGCTACCTGCTGGGAGGGCATTTCCAGCTCCCCAAGTTGGCATCCTGGTATATATTATTTTCTAATGCAGTTTTGGCCTAATCATTGGCTAATATGCCCACCCCcagctcctttcttttcctcttcatccCCACCAGTTGAGTGCCGTCTTTACCTGCACCTGCATCCTTGTGTGGCCAGTGGTAGCATCCATAGGGTGTtgtgcatttaaaagaaaaacagcgaACCTTGGTGTCTTCAGTCTGGGATCTCTTGCTGCCTCCCTTCAGAATTCCTTGTGGCCTGCGTTTCTCCCCGTCCTGCTCTTGTCCACATCCGGGGTTTCAGGAAGTCATCCTTTCGCGCTGGTGTTTTCTGGATGTCTCGGCACTGTTTGTCCTTGTTGACTCCTCATCCGCCCTGATCCCTCCTGCCTGTGCTCTAAAGGGACCATACAGAGAAAGACACCGGCTCTGCCTTCCTGCCGCCGTTGCCACCAACCCCTCCGGAGACAAGTGGGGGAACCCTCTGCATgctctcctcctctcccaccGCCAGAGACTGAGTGTAAATCATGTTTATAAGTTATGGGAATGAAAGGATCttttacagaagaaaaacaaaacccaaaaaaaaaagagtcccacTAGTTGAGAGCCGCCTCCCTCTCTGTGAAGTTGGGAATATCCGGTttcaattaaagaaaaacaaaaacagacactGCCTGCTATGTTTCCtgcctgctgctgttgttttcttgTCTATTGACACACTGGTGTTTTCTAGGCCATTTGATGTGGTCCCAGAGGTATCGGGTACACatggccctgctcccccccccccccgtgtgtctCTGTACCCAAGATCCAGGCTGAGAAGGCGAAAGTTCTTCTAAAACCCACACAATACTGTTCAGCCTTTAGGTTTATTAGCTTTTTGTTCTTTAGAGATGGACGCAAACCATTGATTTGGCAGTTTTGTGCCAGTTCGACGGATGGCTGAACAGGTGGTTCAGTATCCTGCCCCCTCTGGTGGGTGCCATCCTACCTGTCCTTTGTCCGTATCCTGCCCCCTCTGGTGGGTGCCATCCTACCTGTCCTTTGTCCGAGGCAGGATCATCAACCCCCTCAGAAAGAGGGACGTGGAGTGATGTCTGCAGATAGACTTCCAAGAGGACGCAATTCCAGGAGTTACTGCTTGGCTGAGTCTTGACCATGCAGGTCCTGAAGACTTCACCAAAAACAATAGTGTCCCTCTTGCACTACACGTAGGAGAGGAAATGCATCATATTCCTGGCCTTTACCTGTCCTATACCATTTCCCCTTCATTTGCAGAACAGGAACAAATCCTGAAATGGGTTGATGAAACAGCAGCAGTTCTTCCATAGGTATGCACAAACTCGGCATGGCTGGTGGCTGCTCTTTTAATCATCCTCCCAGGCTCGCCGGGCAACGTTATTAACAGAAAGCCACCCTTTGCCTCCCACCGCTTTCTACTTGTGGGTCTCACCCTGCAACCTTCCATTCCTGTCTTTATGCACATCACCAGCCAGCGTGGAGTGCTGTGTCTCGTCTGGGGCAAAGACCAGCAATCTAAGATCTAGTATTCTTTTAGCCATCCTTTCAGATGTTCAAAACAGGTTCATATTTGATTTACTCTTCAGGCAGCCCTGTGAGATAGCTTTCTGTTGCTCCTGTTGTGGAGATGATCAATTGGTGTAGTAGAACCAGGTGTCTCTGGGTCACAACAGCAGGAGTTCCAAGGAGCAGGATGTTGGATCATCTGCCTCTCCCTTCTGGCTTTTCTATTTTCCCTGAGCTGCAATCCGTATAGCagttgggagagaaatggatgtTCCCAGGCACCATTTAAAATTCCAAGCTATCTCTCTTGTAATGGAAAGGGTGTTCTAGTCTTGAATGGACAAACAatagccattaactttacaaaatactTACTTGTTGATGCGGACCAATCCAGCTGTCTGTAGTTTTGGAATTTCTTACTTGGCatggatttttgttttcattacagttgccagaattcagcaggaattccCCTAACCAGAATTTTGATAatgttagcttttaaaaaaatcaagttctgGGGGTAATTTTAGGATACATATCTGTTCCTTACTCTGTAGCGATGACCACTACAACATGGAGAAGTACGTGGGTGGAGTTTTCTATGTTCCATAGTAACTGCAAAGCATTAGAGGACTggcagctgttttttaaaatgcatctccctagatcaggggtctaaaacatgtggcccgggggccatttgcggcccgccggatgatagtttgtggcctccgccttgcctgccccccgaagtgcccacatgtcctctgctgtcaagagtaaaaaaaaagcctcacctcgctcgccagctctctcccaaggcagcgcctcttgcactctccatccagaactgcagccagactgcctgtctgccggctggcaggctgcagttccggatggagggtgcaagaggcgctgtcttggg
It encodes the following:
- the TOMM40 gene encoding mitochondrial import receptor subunit TOM40 homolog, with product MGNVLAASSPAPPSTVPGPGSGLVSVPPGFSMPPVSGLVPPAQDHPSEDKCGQLPNPGTFEECHRKCKELFPIQMEGVKLTVNKGLSNHFQVNHTVALSTVGDSNYHFGVTYVGTKQLSPTEAFPVLVGDMDNSGSLNAQIIHQLTNKVRSKVAFQTQQSKFVNWQVDGEYRGADFTAAVTLGNPDVLVGSGILVAHYLQSITPCLALGGELVYHRRPGEEGTVMSLAGKYTAPNWIGTLTIGQAGAHATYYHKANDQLQVGVELEASTRMQDTSVTFGYQLDLPKANLLFRGSVDSNWIVGATLEKKLLPLPLTLAMGAFLNHRKNKFQCGFGLTIG